The Tenrec ecaudatus isolate mTenEca1 chromosome 6, mTenEca1.hap1, whole genome shotgun sequence genome has a window encoding:
- the TOMM22 gene encoding mitochondrial import receptor subunit TOM22 homolog — translation MAAAAAAAGPGAPASPDELLPKGDAEKTEEELEEDDDEEPDETLSERLWGLTEMFPEKVRSAAGATFDLSFFVAQKMYRFSRAALWIGTTSFMILVLPVVFETEKLQMEQQQQLQQRQILLGPSTGLSGGMPGPLPSLPGKI, via the exons atggccgccgccgccgctgcagcTGGCCCTGGGGCGCCAGCGTCCCCGGACGAGTTGCTCCCGAAAGGCGACGCGGAGAAAACTGAGGAGGAGCTAGAGGAGGACGATGACGAGGAG CCAGATGAGACCCTGTCGGAGAGACTCTGGGGTCTGACGGAGATGTTCCCGGAGAAAGTCCGGTCCGCGGCCGGAGCCACTTTTGACCTCTCCTTTTTTGTGGCTCAAAAGATGTACAG GTTTTCCAGGGCAGCCTTATGGATTGGGACCACTTCCTTTATGATTCTGGTTCTCCCTGTAGTCTTCGAGACGGAGAAGTTGCAAATggagcaacagcagcagctcCAGCAGCGGCAG ATACTCCTTGGGCCTAGCACAGGACTGTCGGGAGGAATGCCAGGGCCTCTACCGTCACTGCCTGGGAAGATCTAG